One Alcaligenes ammonioxydans DNA segment encodes these proteins:
- a CDS encoding class I SAM-dependent methyltransferase codes for MRIRSLADHMQYADPQGHAQALGIGPAVWPLFGLVWPSSIQLARKLKNRPIRAGETILELGCGLGLTSLLMHKRGAHIHASDCHPMVPHFLKLNQALNGLSDLPYVHAQWGEQTCPDLLASLGLTPARQRYDLIVGSDLLYEGNTPAQLATLVNQHAKSQAEVWVVDPDRGHRNKFTQEMQRHGFELVRQVCLRDRPIVMPEGKEVSYKGRCLQYQRG; via the coding sequence TTGCGTATTCGTTCCTTGGCTGATCATATGCAGTATGCCGACCCGCAGGGCCATGCCCAGGCCCTGGGTATAGGGCCTGCGGTCTGGCCCTTGTTCGGCCTCGTCTGGCCTTCCAGCATCCAGTTGGCACGCAAGCTCAAGAACCGACCCATCCGGGCAGGGGAAACGATATTGGAGTTGGGCTGTGGCCTGGGCTTGACCAGCTTGCTCATGCACAAACGGGGGGCGCACATTCACGCCAGCGATTGTCACCCCATGGTGCCGCATTTTCTGAAGCTGAATCAGGCTCTTAATGGTTTGTCCGACCTGCCGTATGTCCATGCGCAGTGGGGGGAGCAAACCTGCCCTGATTTGCTGGCCTCCCTGGGCCTGACTCCCGCCAGGCAGCGTTACGACCTGATTGTGGGCAGTGATCTGCTGTATGAAGGCAATACGCCTGCTCAATTGGCCACGTTGGTCAATCAGCATGCAAAATCACAGGCTGAAGTCTGGGTGGTAGACCCGGATCGGGGGCATCGCAATAAATTTACCCAGGAAATGCAGCGCCACGGTTTTGAGCTGGTGCGGCAAGTGTGTTTGCGGGATCGGCCTATCGTGATGCCCGAGGGTAAGGAAGTATCGTATAAGGGCCGTTGTTTGCAGTATCAGCGCGGCTAA
- the sodC gene encoding superoxide dismutase family protein has protein sequence MRFSSLKSRCAMALATVSATLALSAPSLADVIIPMNLATESGAGEQIGQVSVRQTEHGLVFTPELKNLKPGVHGFHVHENPSCAPSNKDGKVTPAGAAGGHLDPDKTGKHGFPWGNGHLGDLPALYVQADGTASTPVLAPRLKSLDQIKGRSLMIHEGGDNHSDHPAPLGGGAGRFACGVIK, from the coding sequence ATGCGTTTTTCTTCTCTTAAATCCCGATGCGCAATGGCTCTGGCCACCGTGAGCGCTACCCTTGCTTTATCTGCCCCCTCACTTGCCGATGTCATCATTCCCATGAATCTGGCGACCGAGAGTGGTGCTGGCGAGCAGATTGGTCAGGTAAGCGTACGACAGACCGAACATGGGCTGGTTTTTACGCCAGAGCTAAAGAATCTTAAGCCGGGCGTGCACGGTTTCCACGTGCATGAGAACCCCAGCTGCGCTCCGAGCAACAAAGATGGCAAAGTCACGCCTGCTGGGGCGGCTGGCGGCCATCTGGACCCGGACAAGACCGGCAAGCATGGTTTCCCTTGGGGCAATGGCCACCTGGGTGACCTGCCCGCCCTGTATGTGCAGGCAGACGGCACCGCCAGCACACCGGTTCTGGCACCGCGCCTGAAGTCTCTGGATCAGATCAAAGGTCGATCGCTGATGATCCACGAAGGCGGTGACAACCACTCCGACCATCCTGCTCCCCTCGGTGGTGGCGCCGGACGCTTTGCTTGCGGAGTGATCAAGTAA
- the grxD gene encoding Grx4 family monothiol glutaredoxin encodes MSEVQDFIRETVTENPVVLFMKGTAQAPQCGFSARTVQILRAVGLSQVVVVNVLDDAEVRQGIKDFSNWPTIPQLYIKGEFVGGSDIVSEMYENGELETMLREAGALE; translated from the coding sequence ATGAGTGAAGTTCAAGATTTCATCCGCGAAACCGTAACGGAAAACCCTGTTGTGCTGTTTATGAAGGGCACGGCTCAAGCGCCTCAGTGCGGTTTTTCCGCCCGTACCGTGCAGATTTTGCGTGCGGTCGGCCTGAGCCAGGTGGTTGTGGTTAACGTGCTGGACGACGCCGAAGTGCGTCAGGGCATCAAGGATTTCTCCAACTGGCCCACTATCCCTCAGCTGTATATCAAGGGCGAGTTCGTTGGTGGCTCGGACATTGTTTCTGAAATGTACGAGAACGGCGAACTGGAAACCATGTTGCGTGAGGCCGGGGCTCTGGAGTGA
- a CDS encoding UbiX family flavin prenyltransferase: MRAKRRLVIGMTGATGAVYTVRLLQVLQSCPDVETHLVISPSGVLNIQYELDIDKNEIQSLADQVHNFRDVGATLASGSFPTAGMVVVPCSMRTLAAVAHGLSDNLITRAADVTLKERRRLVMLVRETPFNLAHLRNMTAVTEMGGIIFPPMPAFYLRPKSIDDIVDHTVMRVLELFDIQVPGERWDGTQKPN, from the coding sequence GTGAGAGCCAAGCGACGCCTGGTCATTGGCATGACCGGGGCCACGGGGGCCGTCTATACCGTGCGCCTGCTGCAAGTGTTGCAGTCCTGTCCGGATGTGGAAACCCATTTGGTCATCTCTCCCTCTGGGGTGCTGAACATTCAATACGAGCTGGATATCGACAAAAACGAGATCCAGTCTCTGGCCGATCAGGTGCATAACTTTCGTGATGTGGGCGCAACCTTGGCCAGCGGCAGTTTTCCGACTGCAGGCATGGTGGTTGTGCCCTGTTCGATGCGGACTTTGGCAGCGGTGGCGCATGGTTTGTCCGATAACCTGATTACCCGGGCGGCCGACGTCACCTTGAAAGAGCGTCGCCGTCTGGTGATGCTGGTTCGGGAAACGCCGTTTAATCTGGCGCATCTGCGTAATATGACGGCTGTGACAGAAATGGGCGGGATCATTTTTCCGCCTATGCCTGCGTTTTATCTGCGTCCCAAAAGTATTGACGATATTGTCGATCACACGGTGATGCGGGTGCTGGAATTGTTTGATATTCAGGTACCCGGTGAGCGCTGGGATGGCACGCAAAAGCCGAACTAA
- a CDS encoding pyridoxamine 5'-phosphate oxidase family protein gives MNTTIESSFEQLQEMIKDIRFAMFVTHAENGQLHAWPMTTQKAKMGSNQEDYEHDKLWFFMSRSSDPVANLLANPHVNVSYADPKSDTYVSVSGMARLVDSMNQKERFWNTMTEAWFKEGITDPDLALICVHIDSAEYWSVREGKLAQAGKMLKATLMGERLTEMGEHGKVTPHR, from the coding sequence ATGAACACCACGATTGAGTCTTCCTTTGAACAACTGCAAGAGATGATCAAGGACATTCGCTTTGCGATGTTCGTCACACATGCTGAAAACGGCCAGTTGCACGCCTGGCCCATGACAACCCAAAAGGCAAAAATGGGGTCGAATCAAGAAGACTACGAGCATGACAAGCTCTGGTTCTTCATGTCGCGCAGCAGCGATCCAGTGGCCAACCTTCTGGCCAACCCACATGTGAATGTGAGCTATGCCGATCCCAAAAGTGATACCTATGTATCGGTGTCCGGTATGGCTCGTCTGGTTGACTCCATGAACCAGAAAGAACGTTTCTGGAACACCATGACGGAAGCCTGGTTCAAAGAAGGAATTACCGACCCAGACCTTGCCCTGATCTGCGTACACATTGACAGCGCAGAGTACTGGAGCGTGCGGGAGGGCAAGCTGGCCCAGGCTGGCAAAATGCTCAAAGCCACCCTGATGGGTGAGCGCTTAACCGAGATGGGTGAACACGGTAAAGTCACCCCCCACCGCTAA
- a CDS encoding AbrB family transcriptional regulator, which yields MAIWIRIVLGFGVALVGAMGATYLSMPLPWMLGALILTAATKMAGSPAVCLPLARNAGQWVIGASLGLYFTPSMVQLIGSNALFIVMGMVFALLLCCIGTFMLTRFAGTDLRTAWFASAVGGASEMTGLAERYGARPDLVASAHGLRVLMVVLIIPFAFEALGFSGEQAGAVLRPDFLNLPGLALLVVLSSAAGLIFQILRLPNPWVLGPLLVVAVLTYQDIVLSGLPVQISNLGQLCIGWALGDKFGPDFFRRAPRYLGVAAVSNLINLALAFGFAYGLYRLSDIAYPTLVLGVSPGGIAEMAITAKVLQLGAPMVTSFQVARMVCVLVLTGPLYTRLARWLKQA from the coding sequence ATGGCGATCTGGATACGAATTGTCCTGGGCTTTGGGGTGGCGTTGGTCGGTGCGATGGGGGCGACATATCTGAGCATGCCCTTGCCCTGGATGTTGGGTGCCTTGATTCTGACCGCGGCCACCAAGATGGCGGGCAGCCCGGCAGTGTGTCTGCCATTGGCGCGCAATGCCGGACAGTGGGTGATCGGGGCCTCGTTGGGCTTGTATTTCACGCCATCCATGGTGCAGCTGATTGGCAGCAATGCCCTGTTTATTGTGATGGGCATGGTATTTGCCTTGCTTTTGTGCTGCATAGGGACCTTCATGCTGACCCGTTTTGCGGGTACGGATTTGCGCACCGCCTGGTTTGCCAGCGCGGTAGGCGGAGCCAGTGAGATGACCGGGCTGGCCGAGCGTTATGGTGCACGCCCAGATCTGGTCGCTTCGGCGCATGGGTTGCGGGTGTTGATGGTGGTGCTCATCATCCCCTTTGCGTTCGAAGCCCTGGGGTTTTCGGGTGAGCAGGCCGGGGCCGTGCTGCGACCGGATTTTTTGAATCTGCCCGGACTGGCTCTGTTAGTGGTGTTAAGCAGTGCGGCAGGCTTGATCTTTCAGATCCTGCGTCTTCCCAACCCCTGGGTGCTGGGCCCCCTGCTGGTGGTGGCCGTTCTGACGTATCAGGACATTGTTCTGTCGGGCTTGCCGGTGCAGATTTCCAATCTGGGGCAACTGTGCATTGGCTGGGCCTTGGGCGATAAGTTCGGCCCCGATTTTTTCCGACGTGCTCCTCGCTACCTGGGGGTAGCGGCTGTCAGCAACCTCATTAATCTGGCGTTGGCATTCGGTTTTGCTTACGGCTTGTATCGTTTGTCTGACATTGCCTATCCCACGCTGGTGCTGGGTGTCAGCCCGGGGGGCATAGCCGAGATGGCGATTACGGCCAAAGTGCTTCAGCTGGGGGCGCCGATGGTAACGTCCTTTCAGGTGGCGCGGATGGTGTGCGTACTGGTACTGACCGGGCCTTTATATACTCGTCTTGCCCGTTGGCTCAAACAGGCCTGA
- a CDS encoding tripartite tricarboxylate transporter permease, with amino-acid sequence MSSILEYLSVGFGVAFSAQNLLVAAIGAFIGTIVGVLPGLGPINGVAMLVPIAFAMKLPPESALILLAAVYVGAEYGGRITSILINVPGEAAAVMTTLDGYPLARKGMASVALSLSAFASFIGSTIAICGIVLLAPMLAGWAVAFGPAEYFVLMVFAFCALTSLLGDEPVKGILAAMLGLFISTVGVDANSGVYRYSFDIPNLADGIDFVVVVIGLFAVAEMLQMLENLLGGVSIEVPKSKRKLFNLKELGLTWWSTVRGGLMGFFIGILPGAGASVASAVAYANEKKYIEGRDPNAMFGQGDMRGLAAPEAANNSAATGSFIPMLTLGVPGSGTTAVMMGALTLYNITPGPVLFESQPQIVWGLIASLMVANVMLFLMNVPMVRVFASMLAIPPRLLVPGILAISYIGVYAINGTTFDLLLVVGIGVLGYFLRKMNVPMAPMVLGVVLGNMMEQNLRRALSITDGQLGILFESPVSIALWIAALLVSVGPILLRRIAARRAGA; translated from the coding sequence ATGAGCTCGATATTGGAATATTTGAGTGTCGGTTTTGGCGTCGCCTTTTCCGCGCAGAATCTGCTGGTGGCGGCGATCGGCGCCTTTATCGGTACCATTGTCGGCGTCTTGCCAGGCCTGGGGCCTATCAATGGCGTGGCCATGTTGGTGCCCATTGCTTTTGCGATGAAATTGCCGCCCGAATCGGCCCTGATTCTGCTGGCGGCCGTCTATGTGGGGGCCGAGTATGGTGGGCGGATTACCTCTATTCTGATCAACGTGCCCGGTGAGGCGGCTGCGGTCATGACCACCCTGGATGGTTATCCTTTGGCTCGCAAAGGGATGGCCAGTGTGGCCTTGTCCTTGTCGGCATTTGCCTCCTTTATTGGCTCCACAATTGCTATTTGCGGCATCGTGCTGCTGGCCCCGATGCTGGCTGGCTGGGCCGTGGCCTTTGGCCCCGCCGAGTACTTTGTGCTGATGGTGTTCGCTTTTTGCGCCCTGACCAGTCTGTTGGGTGATGAGCCGGTCAAGGGTATTCTGGCGGCCATGCTGGGGCTGTTTATCTCCACGGTGGGCGTGGATGCCAACTCAGGGGTGTATCGCTACAGTTTCGATATCCCGAATCTGGCCGATGGCATAGATTTTGTGGTTGTCGTGATCGGTTTGTTTGCGGTGGCCGAGATGCTGCAGATGCTGGAAAACCTGCTGGGTGGCGTGTCGATTGAAGTGCCTAAAAGCAAGCGCAAGCTCTTTAATCTGAAAGAGCTGGGCCTGACCTGGTGGAGCACGGTGCGCGGTGGCCTGATGGGATTTTTCATTGGCATTTTGCCCGGAGCCGGGGCAAGCGTGGCCTCTGCGGTGGCTTACGCCAATGAGAAGAAATATATCGAAGGCAGGGACCCTAACGCCATGTTTGGTCAGGGTGATATGCGAGGTCTGGCTGCGCCGGAAGCGGCCAACAACAGTGCCGCCACGGGTTCTTTTATTCCCATGCTGACTTTGGGAGTGCCCGGCTCGGGGACGACGGCGGTCATGATGGGGGCCTTGACCTTGTATAACATCACGCCCGGGCCGGTACTGTTTGAGTCGCAGCCACAGATAGTCTGGGGCCTGATCGCTTCCTTGATGGTCGCCAACGTCATGCTGTTTCTGATGAACGTGCCCATGGTTCGGGTCTTTGCGTCCATGCTGGCCATTCCACCGCGCCTGCTGGTGCCTGGCATTTTGGCCATCAGTTATATCGGCGTGTATGCCATCAATGGCACGACTTTTGATCTACTGCTGGTGGTTGGCATTGGGGTGCTGGGTTATTTCCTGCGCAAAATGAATGTGCCTATGGCGCCGATGGTGCTGGGTGTGGTCTTGGGCAATATGATGGAACAGAATTTGCGTCGGGCCTTGTCCATTACCGACGGCCAGCTTGGCATTCTGTTCGAGAGCCCGGTATCGATCGCCTTGTGGATCGCAGCACTTTTGGTTAGTGTGGGTCCGATCCTGCTGCGTCGCATCGCTGCACGCAGAGCAGGGGCATAA
- the prfA gene encoding peptide chain release factor 1 translates to MKDSMRSRLEQLARRLHEVDAMLAEPEIAGNMDEFRKLSRERAELDPVVTAFKSYEAAEGDLQAAQDMMTDPELKEMGEEEYKLGKERIAQLEDELQILLLPRDPDDTRNVFIEIRAGAGGDESALFAGDLLRMYMRYAENCGWRTEIMSASDSEVGGYKEVIVRIEGQDVYGRLKFESGAHRVQRVPETEAQGRIHTSTCTVAVLPEAEGLAEITINPADLRVDTFRASGAGGQHVNKTDSAVRLTHLPTGLVVECQDDRSQHRNREKALQVLAARLKDKQQREQSDKEAAERKSLVGTGDRSERIRTYNFPQGRMTDHRINLTLYKLGYIMDGDLDELIKALLSEHQAGQLAALAQA, encoded by the coding sequence ATGAAAGACTCTATGCGCAGTCGGCTTGAGCAATTGGCTCGTCGTCTGCATGAAGTGGATGCCATGCTTGCCGAGCCTGAAATTGCCGGCAATATGGACGAATTTCGCAAACTGTCGCGTGAGCGTGCCGAGCTGGACCCGGTTGTGACGGCGTTCAAAAGCTACGAAGCGGCCGAGGGTGATTTGCAGGCAGCCCAGGACATGATGACCGACCCCGAGCTGAAAGAAATGGGCGAGGAAGAATACAAGCTGGGTAAAGAGCGCATCGCGCAACTGGAAGACGAATTGCAGATTCTGCTTTTGCCTCGTGATCCGGACGATACCCGCAACGTGTTCATTGAAATTCGTGCCGGTGCCGGTGGTGATGAAAGCGCCCTGTTTGCGGGTGATTTGTTGCGCATGTACATGCGTTACGCCGAAAACTGCGGCTGGCGCACAGAAATCATGTCCGCCAGCGACTCGGAAGTGGGTGGCTACAAAGAAGTCATCGTGCGTATTGAAGGCCAAGATGTCTATGGTCGTCTGAAGTTCGAATCTGGTGCGCACCGTGTGCAGCGCGTGCCTGAAACCGAAGCCCAGGGCCGCATTCATACCTCGACGTGTACGGTGGCCGTGCTGCCCGAAGCCGAAGGCTTGGCTGAAATCACCATCAACCCCGCGGATTTGCGCGTGGATACCTTCCGCGCCAGCGGTGCCGGTGGTCAGCACGTGAACAAGACGGACTCAGCCGTGCGTCTGACCCACTTGCCGACGGGCCTGGTGGTGGAGTGTCAGGATGACCGCTCCCAACACCGCAATCGCGAGAAAGCCTTGCAGGTGCTGGCTGCGCGTCTGAAAGACAAGCAGCAGCGCGAGCAATCCGACAAAGAAGCCGCCGAGCGTAAAAGCCTGGTCGGTACGGGTGATCGCTCCGAGCGCATCCGCACCTACAACTTCCCGCAAGGCCGCATGACCGATCACCGTATCAACCTGACCTTGTACAAGTTGGGCTACATCATGGACGGCGACCTGGATGAGCTGATCAAGGCCTTGCTATCCGAACATCAGGCTGGCCAGCTGGCTGCCCTGGCGCAGGCGTGA
- a CDS encoding tripartite tricarboxylate transporter TctB family protein has protein sequence MTLNDRVLGVGALVFAALITAFGYDLEPPFSYEPVGPKAFPLLLALIIALCGLRLILKGGGQVAANPPGANGRILMMVAYLAAYAWLFQWLGFIVATTMMATLVGRLFGGSWKQALIGGLAMGGGLFVLFDLGLDVVLPHGILGAWL, from the coding sequence ATGACGCTAAATGATCGCGTGCTTGGCGTGGGCGCGCTGGTGTTTGCCGCCCTCATCACCGCTTTTGGCTATGACCTAGAGCCCCCCTTTTCGTACGAACCCGTTGGGCCCAAGGCCTTTCCGTTGTTGCTGGCCCTGATCATCGCCCTGTGCGGATTGCGCCTGATTCTCAAGGGCGGTGGGCAAGTTGCCGCCAATCCGCCCGGCGCGAACGGGCGCATTTTGATGATGGTGGCCTATCTGGCTGCCTATGCCTGGCTGTTTCAGTGGTTGGGCTTTATTGTCGCCACCACGATGATGGCCACCTTGGTGGGGCGTTTGTTTGGCGGCTCCTGGAAGCAGGCCCTGATCGGGGGGCTGGCGATGGGAGGGGGGCTGTTCGTCTTGTTTGACCTGGGCCTGGACGTGGTCCTGCCACATGGCATTCTGGGAGCGTGGTTATGA
- a CDS encoding class I SAM-dependent methyltransferase — translation MFKDLIKDLNDQSIVEPDIFLDVPFVPSDDRVIDTMLQLAQAGHKDLLYDLGCGDGRIVIAAAKKYHCSGVGVELDPLRIADAMEQAGHAGVEYLVDFIEEDLFTVDFSQATIVTLYLMDTINAILRPRLLQELRPGARIVSHAFDMGDWKADETLHVGGIKIYKWIVPAQVSGEWEWEGLDGTDYRLKLKQRYQDVSGKIWMNGKPARLIDLHLCGDCLNLSVQADGASPIIISTLYFGHQELLSVEEEG, via the coding sequence TTGTTCAAAGACTTGATTAAAGACCTCAACGACCAATCAATTGTAGAGCCCGACATCTTTTTGGACGTGCCCTTCGTTCCCAGCGACGATCGGGTTATCGACACCATGTTGCAACTGGCCCAGGCAGGACACAAAGACCTGCTGTATGACCTGGGATGCGGGGATGGGCGCATTGTCATTGCCGCTGCCAAAAAATACCACTGTTCTGGCGTCGGCGTGGAGCTGGACCCTTTGCGGATTGCAGACGCGATGGAGCAAGCCGGTCATGCAGGCGTGGAATACCTGGTGGATTTTATTGAAGAGGACCTGTTTACCGTTGACTTCAGCCAGGCCACCATCGTGACGCTTTACCTGATGGACACCATCAATGCCATCCTGCGCCCGCGCCTGTTGCAAGAACTACGCCCAGGCGCCCGCATTGTCTCTCATGCTTTTGACATGGGGGACTGGAAAGCAGACGAAACCTTGCATGTCGGCGGCATCAAAATCTACAAATGGATTGTGCCCGCACAGGTGAGCGGAGAATGGGAATGGGAGGGGTTGGACGGAACCGATTACCGTCTGAAGCTCAAACAGCGCTATCAAGATGTCAGCGGAAAAATCTGGATGAATGGCAAGCCAGCCCGATTGATCGACCTTCATCTGTGCGGTGATTGCCTGAATCTGAGCGTCCAGGCAGACGGCGCCTCGCCTATCATCATCTCTACGCTGTACTTTGGCCATCAGGAACTGCTATCGGTCGAAGAAGAAGGCTGA
- the hemA gene encoding glutamyl-tRNA reductase: protein MSVDVLTFGLNHVSAPVAVRERVAFPIDVLKPALDTLRATFGTGVREAAILSTCNRTEIYCAAEPHVAERLPEWMADFNSLRSAELTPHLYRYNQNEAVRHAFRVASGLDSMVLGEPQILGQMKDAVRAANEAGSLGTLLHQLFQRTFSVAKEVRTQTAIGAHSVSMAAAAVRLAERVFGDLSQAKVLFIGAGEMIELCATHFAAVNPCSIVVANRTQERAESLASRFMGNTMKLADVPDRLADFDVVVSCTASTLPILGLGMVERAVRSRRHRPVVMVDLAVPRDIETEVGRLDDVYLYTVDDLGRFVQRGADARQAAVVQAEAIIDTQVQHYMHWLSNRAIVPAILNVQESVEKVRQHELERARRMLARGDDPADVIEMLAHGLTQKYMHGPMAELTRSEGAEREQLLNLLPRLLPSTTRRR from the coding sequence ATGTCTGTAGATGTTCTAACCTTCGGTCTGAATCATGTGTCCGCGCCGGTTGCCGTGCGCGAACGCGTTGCGTTTCCGATCGATGTGTTAAAGCCTGCGCTTGATACCTTGCGTGCCACTTTTGGCACCGGGGTCCGTGAAGCAGCTATTCTGTCTACCTGTAATCGTACCGAAATTTACTGTGCGGCCGAACCCCATGTGGCCGAGCGTCTTCCTGAGTGGATGGCGGACTTCAACAGCCTGCGTTCTGCCGAACTCACCCCGCACCTGTATCGCTACAACCAGAACGAGGCTGTGCGTCATGCGTTTCGCGTAGCCAGTGGCCTGGATTCCATGGTGCTGGGCGAGCCCCAGATTCTGGGGCAGATGAAAGATGCCGTGCGGGCCGCCAACGAGGCTGGTTCGCTGGGTACCTTGCTGCATCAATTGTTCCAGCGCACCTTCTCGGTGGCTAAGGAAGTCCGTACACAAACGGCGATTGGTGCTCATTCGGTATCGATGGCTGCGGCAGCCGTGCGTTTGGCGGAGCGTGTGTTTGGCGATCTGAGCCAGGCCAAGGTGCTGTTTATTGGTGCAGGCGAAATGATCGAGCTGTGCGCCACGCACTTTGCGGCGGTGAACCCCTGTAGCATCGTGGTGGCCAACCGCACTCAGGAACGTGCGGAAAGCCTGGCTTCGCGCTTTATGGGCAACACCATGAAGCTGGCAGATGTGCCCGACCGCTTGGCCGATTTTGATGTCGTCGTATCCTGTACGGCCAGTACCTTGCCCATTTTGGGCTTGGGCATGGTGGAGCGGGCCGTGCGCTCGCGTCGTCACCGTCCGGTGGTCATGGTCGACCTGGCTGTGCCCCGCGATATTGAAACTGAAGTGGGTCGCCTGGACGACGTGTACCTGTACACCGTGGATGATCTGGGCCGCTTTGTGCAGCGGGGGGCCGATGCCCGACAGGCCGCGGTGGTTCAGGCTGAGGCGATTATCGACACCCAGGTGCAGCACTATATGCACTGGCTCAGCAATCGTGCGATTGTGCCTGCCATTTTGAATGTGCAGGAATCGGTCGAAAAAGTGCGTCAGCACGAGCTGGAGCGTGCGCGCCGCATGCTGGCCCGTGGCGACGATCCGGCTGACGTCATCGAAATGCTGGCTCATGGGCTGACGCAGAAGTATATGCATGGTCCCATGGCTGAATTGACGCGCAGCGAAGGTGCTGAGCGCGAACAACTGCTGAATCTGTTGCCTCGCCTGCTGCCATCGACAACTCGCCGGCGTTAG
- the prmC gene encoding peptide chain release factor N(5)-glutamine methyltransferase, with protein sequence MSLPGEPVMSPLVLPADIPRTLRALQRLSPLPRLERDMLWTQVLGVSRSWLIAHDTDELPLEKIQAYQALEARRLAGEPMAYIVGVREFMGHEFLVSPSVLIPRPDTEILVERALERVRDIPSPRILDMGCGSGAIAVSLALARPDAHVVASDISTLVLAQAGLNAQRLCGKVEFCLGSWYDAVTGQEPFDLIVSNPPYIAVDDEHLAQGDVRFEPRQALTDGSDGLTDLRTIVQGAGPYLRPGASLLMEHGWDQADHVQNMLRQAGFKQVISYEDLAGIRRVTGGQC encoded by the coding sequence ATGAGCCTGCCCGGTGAGCCGGTCATGTCGCCCTTGGTCTTGCCTGCCGATATTCCCCGTACGCTGCGTGCCTTGCAGCGGCTCAGTCCTTTGCCGCGCCTTGAGCGCGACATGTTGTGGACGCAGGTGCTGGGGGTGAGCCGCTCTTGGTTGATCGCGCATGACACGGATGAGTTGCCGCTGGAAAAAATACAGGCTTATCAGGCGCTGGAGGCTCGCCGCCTGGCGGGTGAACCCATGGCGTATATCGTCGGGGTCCGTGAGTTTATGGGGCATGAGTTTTTGGTGTCGCCGTCGGTACTGATCCCGCGCCCTGACACGGAAATACTGGTTGAACGTGCGCTTGAGCGGGTGCGTGATATTCCATCTCCTCGCATTTTGGATATGGGTTGCGGCAGTGGCGCCATTGCCGTATCGCTCGCTCTGGCCCGTCCCGATGCCCATGTGGTGGCCAGTGATATCAGCACGCTGGTGTTGGCGCAGGCGGGCTTAAATGCGCAGCGTTTGTGTGGGAAAGTCGAGTTTTGTCTGGGGAGTTGGTACGATGCCGTGACAGGCCAGGAACCTTTTGACCTGATCGTGTCCAACCCTCCATACATTGCAGTGGATGACGAACATCTGGCGCAGGGCGATGTGCGGTTCGAGCCGCGTCAGGCACTGACCGATGGCTCAGACGGCTTGACGGATTTGCGTACAATAGTTCAGGGGGCCGGGCCGTATCTACGTCCGGGTGCTAGTCTTCTCATGGAACACGGCTGGGATCAGGCCGACCATGTGCAAAATATGCTGCGGCAGGCGGGGTTCAAACAGGTCATCAGCTATGAGGATCTGGCAGGAATCCGGCGCGTCACAGGTGGACAGTGTTAA